Proteins from a single region of Hymenobacter aquaticus:
- the dprA gene encoding DNA-processing protein DprA — translation MPISPDDTLFHEVALTLFPGIGPQLTRQLMSYGGSAKNVLMLPPGKLRKIPGVGPTTVATLTGAERTSALKRAEDALRKAEKDGVRLLFYTSKQYPSRLKTIPDAPVLLYYQGTADLNQPKTIGIVGTRKATDYGREQTEKLVQGLVVHRPLVVSGLAYGIDIAAHRAALQEGLETVGVMATGLDVLYPAAHRKTAEKMLTQGGLLTEFAFGTQPDRFNFPARNRIIAGLSDGTVVVEAARKGGALITAEIALSYNKDVLAVPGNLGSAASEGCHDLIKANKAALYGEPADLEQLLNWDAALHQSGKFKPTPTYDPADFTAEEFQLLEVLLVSKEEQMDNLSWKAQLPVNKVATLLLGLEFRGVVKALPGKKFVLA, via the coding sequence ATGCCTATTTCTCCCGACGATACCCTTTTCCACGAAGTCGCCCTCACCCTTTTCCCCGGCATCGGGCCGCAGCTCACGCGGCAGCTGATGAGCTACGGGGGCTCGGCCAAAAACGTACTGATGCTGCCCCCGGGCAAGCTGCGCAAGATTCCGGGCGTGGGACCCACCACCGTGGCCACGCTCACCGGGGCCGAGCGGACTTCGGCCCTGAAGCGGGCCGAAGACGCGCTGCGCAAGGCCGAAAAAGACGGGGTGCGGCTCTTGTTCTACACCAGCAAGCAGTACCCCAGCCGGCTTAAAACCATTCCCGACGCGCCCGTGCTGCTCTACTACCAGGGCACGGCCGATCTGAACCAGCCCAAAACCATCGGCATCGTGGGCACGCGCAAGGCCACCGACTACGGCCGGGAGCAAACCGAAAAGCTGGTGCAGGGCCTGGTGGTGCACCGCCCCCTGGTCGTCAGCGGCCTGGCCTACGGCATCGACATTGCCGCCCACCGCGCCGCCTTGCAGGAAGGCCTGGAAACCGTGGGCGTCATGGCCACGGGCCTGGACGTGCTCTACCCCGCCGCCCACCGCAAAACGGCCGAGAAGATGCTCACCCAGGGCGGCCTGCTCACCGAGTTTGCCTTCGGCACCCAGCCCGACCGGTTTAACTTCCCGGCGCGAAATCGAATTATTGCCGGCTTGTCCGACGGCACGGTGGTGGTGGAAGCGGCCCGCAAAGGCGGAGCCCTGATAACGGCCGAAATTGCCCTGAGCTACAACAAGGACGTGCTGGCGGTACCTGGCAACCTGGGCTCGGCGGCCTCCGAGGGCTGCCACGACCTGATTAAGGCCAACAAGGCCGCCCTCTACGGGGAGCCGGCCGATTTGGAGCAGCTCCTGAACTGGGACGCGGCCCTGCACCAGAGCGGCAAGTTCAAGCCCACGCCCACCTACGACCCGGCCGACTTTACCGCCGAGGAATTTCAGCTGCTGGAAGTGCTGCTGGTCAGCAAGGAAGAGCAGATGGACAACCTGAGCTGGAAAGCTCAGCTGCCGGTGAACAAAGTCGCCACCCTGCTGCTGGGCCTGGAGTTTCGGGGCGTGGTAAAGGCCCTGCCGGGCAAGAAGTTCGTGCTGGCGTAG
- a CDS encoding DUF4241 domain-containing protein: MRAYHLLFAVGGLATNFCASTPSGIVKPGKKTILRTPYQVTAEPAVFETSFFPGAKIQQDSFRIAFTTDFLGTLPVPSGRIVATDPVAMRATAFTTEFPRGRFPVELAIARFNRDRRVAFARILFSTQPVKRWELALLPGQKPLAIRDSSYYGFSVDAGTALFIDAEHIEPLGKQLTTEAAYEQLFVKSFELLPDNKAYRTGFLYAAQSDTLAAFETGWGDGSYATYVGFDSQNRPCRLLTDFQVITW, encoded by the coding sequence ATGCGTGCTTATCACTTGTTGTTTGCAGTGGGTGGCCTAGCTACCAATTTTTGTGCTTCCACGCCAAGTGGCATAGTCAAGCCCGGCAAAAAAACCATCCTGCGTACGCCCTATCAGGTTACGGCCGAACCAGCCGTATTTGAAACTAGCTTTTTTCCGGGGGCGAAGATCCAGCAAGACAGCTTCCGCATTGCCTTCACAACTGATTTTCTAGGGACCCTACCCGTGCCTTCCGGTCGCATCGTTGCCACCGATCCGGTGGCAATGCGCGCTACGGCTTTCACAACGGAGTTTCCGCGTGGCCGCTTTCCGGTAGAACTGGCTATTGCGCGATTCAACAGGGATAGACGAGTAGCCTTTGCGCGCATCCTATTTTCAACCCAGCCTGTGAAAAGATGGGAACTGGCTCTTCTCCCGGGACAGAAACCTCTTGCTATCCGCGACTCCTCTTATTACGGTTTCTCCGTAGATGCTGGCACCGCACTATTCATTGATGCTGAACACATTGAGCCACTTGGCAAACAGCTGACAACTGAAGCAGCGTACGAGCAGCTGTTTGTCAAAAGTTTTGAATTACTCCCCGACAACAAAGCCTACAGAACAGGCTTCCTGTACGCAGCACAAAGTGACACGCTAGCGGCTTTCGAAACAGGCTGGGGTGACGGCAGTTACGCTACGTATGTAGGCTTCGACTCGCAAAACCGCCCATGTCGACTTCTTACTGATTTTCAGGTAATTACTTGGTAA